One segment of Brassica napus cultivar Da-Ae chromosome C3, Da-Ae, whole genome shotgun sequence DNA contains the following:
- the LOC106453026 gene encoding serine carboxypeptidase-like 29 codes for MAKTTRGSCFVVVALLAITHLCICEALLSQKEQDKVTKLPGQNFNVDFAHYSGFVTTNEKLGRALFYWFFEAADDAASKPLVLWLNGGPGCSSVAFGEAEEIGPFHIKSDGKTLYLNQYSWNQAANILFLDAPVGVGYSYSNTSTDLRSNGDKRTAQDSLKFLLKWVERYPEYKGRDFYIVGESYAGHYIPQLSQAIVRHNKASGDNTINLKGYMVGNGLMDDFHDRLGLFQYIWSLGFISDQTYSLLKLQCGFESFIHSSKACDKIQEIADKEIGNIDQYSVFTPACIANASQSKMLLKKRPRTSRVSEQYDPCTEKHSKVYFNLPEVQEALHVPPGLAPSKWDTCSDVVNEHWKDCSSSVLNIYHELIAAGLRIWVFSGDADAVVPVTATRYSIDALNLRPLSPYGPWYIDGQVGGWTQQYAGLNFVTVRGAGHEVPLHRPKEALALFKAFISGTPLSTPESNISKDMSDLVSDS; via the exons ATGGCTAAAACCACCAGAGGATCTTGTTTTGTCGTCGTCGCTCTTTTAGCGATCACCCATCTGTGTATCTGTGAAGCTCTCTTGTCTCAGAAAGAACAGGACAAGGTCACGAAGTTGCCGGGTCAGAACTTCAACGTTGACTTCGCTCACTACTCTGGGTTTGTTACTACTAACGAGAAACTGGGAAGAGCACTCTTCTACTGGTTCTTTGAAGCCGCCGATGATGCTGCCTCCAAGCCCCTTGTTCTCTGGCTCAATGGAG GACCAGGATGTTCATCTGTTGCATTTGGTGAAGCAGAAGAGATAGGACCTTTTCACATTAAGTCAGATGGGAAGACTCTTTACCTTAACCAATATTCTTGGAACCAAG ctgcGAATATTTTGTTCCTTGATGCACCTGTTGGAGTTGGCTATTCATACTCAAACACTTCCACCGATTTGCGTAGCAATGGTGATAAGAGAACTG CTCAAGACTCACTGAAGTTTCTCCTGAAATGGGTTGAGCGTTATCCGGAGTATAAAGGAAGAGACTTTTACATAGTTGGAGAGAGCTATgctg GACATTACATTCCTCAGCTGAGTCAAGCCATTGTAAGACATAACAAAGCTTCTGGCGACAACACTATCAATCTGAAGGGCTACATG GTAGGAAACGGTCTGATGGATGATTTCCATGACAGGCTTGGTCTTTTCCAGTATATTTGGTCGTTGGGTTTTATATCCGACCAAACATATAGCTTACTGAAGCTTCAGTGTGGTTTTGAATCTTTTATTCACTCCTCCAAAGCGTGTGATAAGATTCAAGAGATAGCGGACAAGGAGATAGGTAACATAGACCAGTACAGCGTCTTCACACCAGCATGTATTGCGAATGCTTCCCAGTCAAAAATGTTGCTAAAGAAAAGACCA AGGACTAGCCGTGTGAGTGAACAGTATGATCCTTGCACGGAGAAACACTCTAAAGTGTATTTCAATCTTCCAGAGGTTCAAGAAGCTCTCCATGTCCCGCCAGGACTTGCACCATCCAAATGGGATACTTGCAG TGATGTAGTGAATGAACACTGGAAAGACTGTTCTTCCTCGGTTCTAAACATTTACCATGAGCTTATAGCTGCTGGTCTACGCATTTGGGTTTTCAG TGGAGACGCAGATGCTGTTGTACCAGTAACAGCAACCCGGTACAGCATAGATGCACTAAACCTTCGTCCATTGAGTCCTTACGGTCCTTGGTACATAGACGGACAG GTGGGAGGGTGGACTCAGCAGTATGCTGGTCTAAACTTTGTGACAGTGAGAGGTGCTGGCCATGAAGTTCCTTTGCATAGACCAAAGGAGGCTCTTGCGCTCTTCAAGGCTTTTATATCTGGAACCCCATTGTCGACACCCGAGAGCAACATCAGCAAAGACATGTCTGACCTCGTTAGTGACTCGTGA